The Lewinella sp. 4G2 nucleotide sequence AGTCAGCGATGACTTTAATTTTACTGGGGACCCCAGCGGCTTTTATCCGGTTGGGACGACCGTGGTCATACTTACGGTGACCGACCAAGAAAACCCGGGGCTTTCCTCTTCCTGTTCATTCGTGGTGACCGTATCCGATAATGCCCCAGGAATCACCTGCCCGGATGATGTGATCCGCGCCGCCAATCCAGAGGCATGCGGGGCTGACATTACCTTCGATGCGTTGGACGTTGAAGACAATTGTAGCGATAACGCAGCGGTCACTAATAATATTAATAGTATCAGCGACCCCAGCGGTTTCTATTCAGTTGGTACGACCGTGGTCATCCTCACGGTGACGGATCAGACCAACCCGGGGCTCAATTCGACTTGCTCCTTTTCGGTGACCGTTAATGATGAAACACCTCCGGCTATCGTTAGCTGCCCCGGCAATTTGAGTATTGTGGCCAGTACGGGTGAATGTGAGGGAGTAGCCGCCTTCCCCCTCCCGGAATTCTCCGATAACTGTGGCGAGGTCAGCGTTGAGGGCAATGTGGATACTAGTGATCTTCTTCCTCTCGGATTGACACAAGTAGTATACGTTGCCGAAGACGACGCCGGGAACGAAAGTGAGTGCCAATTTACCATCGAAGTCCTCCCCGCCGACGTGGATGCGATGATCAGTGGCCCAACGGAATTTTGCCCCGACGAACCCGCCACCTTAACGGCGTCTGGTGGTGAATCTTACCTGTGGTCAACGATGGAGACCGGCCCGACGATCCCGATAACTTCGCCCGGCACCTACAGCGTTACCGTGACCGGACCGAGCGGCTGCACCGCCACGGCCAGCCAGACGGTGACCGCTGACTGTGGGGAGCTCAGCGCCAATTTTACCGCTAATCAGGATACGGCCTGCGTCGGATTTCTGGCCAACTTTCAGGACAACTCGACGGGTAATATCACGGGGCGGCTTTGGGATTTTGGGAACGGCAATTTCAGTGAGGAGACTAACCCTTTCGCCGTGTTTCCCGATGTGGGGTCTTACACCGTCAGCCTGACCGTGAGCAATGGGGCCTCCACGAATACTTTTTCCCAGGTAGTAGAGATCTACCCCGCCATCGAAACCGACTTCAGTGTGGCGTTCGCCAATGGTTGTGACCAGCGGGAGGCGCGGTTCACCTCCACTACCGAAAGCACCTACCCCGTCGACTACGCCTGGAACTTTGGTGACGGGACCACCTCCAGCCTCGTAAACCCACGGCATTATTTTGCCACCTTCGACACCGCTAACGTGGACCTGGTGGTTACGGATCGCTTCGGCTGCTCCGCCCAGTCAAGTATGGACATCTTCATTGAAGACAACCTGGCCACCCCACCCACCACCGTCGTGGATTCCATCCTTTGCGCGGGTGGCAGCGTGACCGTTGGCAACACGGTATTTAATGAAGGGAACCCGAGTGGAGAGGTCACACTTTCCACCGCCGAAGGTTGTGACTCGCTCGTGCGCGTCCGGCTTCGTTTTGCCGATGCGGAGACGGCTTCGTTGGCTGCTGACGCGGGAGCAGATCGAAATCTTTGCGGCAACGTAAGCAGCCTCACCCTCCGGGGCAACCTGCCCCCCGGCCTCACCGGAAATTGGCAAGCTGTGGATGGTGGAGTGATTACCGATGCCTCCAGCCGGGCCACCAACGTAAACGAAATACCGGAAGGTGCGAGCCGCTTCGTTTGGGAACTATCCACCGTCGCCTGTGGTGCCTTTAGCCGGGATACCGTGACCATCACCCGGGAAGCCCCCCGCCCCGAAGTGGCGGATGCGGGCCCCGACCGAGGTTTCTGTAACGACGCCACCGAGATCAGCCTCCGTGCCCAAGCATCGGGCTCGGATGTAGTCCTGGGCCGTTGGGAACAATCAACGGAACAGCAAGCCTCTGGGGTCACCATTGATGATATCGACAACCCCAATACTACGATAAGCGGCGCCGTTGCAGACCAGATATACACTTTCACCTGGACCATTAGCACGAACCGGTGTGGCGAGTTCGACCGGGACACCGTCCGGCTAGCCCTTTCCAACGATGCACTGACGCCAGCACGGATCAGCGGCGAAGACATCTCTTGTGGCGGCGTCCCGGTACTCATCACCGGGAATGTGCCGGAGGGGACGACCGAGGCCATCTTCGAAACCCTCCCGGGTGAGAACGTCCCTACCCTTACCATGCTGGATGCGGATACCGTTCTCGTCGGTGACCTCTCACCCGGAATCAACACAGTCATCTACACCCTGAGCGCGGACAATTGCCCGGACTATTCCTCCGACACCTTCCGCATTATCACCACCGACACTGTCTGTGCGAAGGCTGACCTTTTCTTCAAGCAGAGAGAAGAGCTCATTACCATTGACGTACTGGATAACGACACTATCGTCAATCGTGAGGAGGTCGACTTCCAACTTCTTTCCCGCCCCGAGGTCGGGAAATTGATTGCCGGCGACCGACCGGGGGTATTCACTTATATGTTCGAAAAGGCCAATACCGAACCGATCAGTTTCGCTTACCGCATTTGTGTGCGGGGTTGCCCGGAGTCCTGTAGGCAGGCCAGCGTGAACATCTCCCGCCAGCCCGCCCTGGAAGCGCCCAGGAACGTCATTACTCCCAATGGTGATCATATTGGGAATGCCTTCATCGTACCCAATGCCGAAGACTACGCGGGCGGCGTAGCCCTCACCATTTTTGACCGCTGGGGAGACGTGCAGTTCGAAGCGAAAAACTACCAGAATGATTGGACGGGAGGAGATCTTCCCGTAGGGACCTACTTCTATTTGATCCGCGCTGGCTTCGAAAAAGAATTCGAAATGACCGGCTCCGTAACCATCATTCGCTAACTGGAAGACTACCCCAATCATGAGATCATCAGCTAACCACGGGCTAGTGCACTTGCGTAATTTCTTCGCGCTAGCATTTTTACTATTGGCCGCAGCGAGTCTTTCCGCGCAGCAATTACCCCCGTTGACGCAGTACACCGAGCAACTCTCGATCATCAACCCCGCATCCCTTTCGACGGAGTTCATGACGTATAATCTGAAGCAATCGGCGGCCGTCTCCTACCGCCATCAGCTCACGGGGATCGAAGATGCACCCCGCACGGGATACGCGCGTTACGATCGGATCATTGAATCGAACAGCCTGATGGCCTTTGGCGCCCAGTTGACTTACGATCGTGTTGGCCCCACTAGCCAGACGGCCTTCCACGCGCGCTACGCCTACCTCATTAACCCGGGCGGAAGCTATTTCTACGTAGGTGGAGGGCTCAAACTTGGCCTGGTACAGTTTTCTATTGCAGCCAATGACTTGGAGTTTGCGGATGGCGACCCCGCCGCGGGCGATTTTGGTGGAAAAATTTTGCTGGATGCTCATTTCGGTTTCAGTGTAGCCTACCTACCTAAGCGAGGGTTAAAGTGGTACGCCGGTGCGTCCGTTCCCCAGGCCCTGGGTAATACCATTGAATACGAAAGAGAAAATGAGAAGGGGGAAGCAGTCATCCTCAACTTCAAACGCTTACGGTACGCCACCCTGCACGGTGGATTGCTCATTCCCGTAGGAGAGAAGGGTTACCTGGAGCCGACCTTTTGGTTGCGCCAGGCGAAGGATTTACCCATTACGGTCGACTTTAATCTCCGCCAGCAGTACGCCAATAAGCTGTGGGTGGGGGCTGGCTACTCCACCGCCAGGATTCTGCACTTCGAGGGTGGCCTCATTCTGCAGGAACAGTTGAGAATGCAGACCGGCGCCATCCGAATCGGCTACGGATTTGACTACAGCACGGCGGCTATTTCCCCGTTTTTCGGGACTACTCACGAGTTGAATATTACCTATATGTGGGATAAGAACCGCAGGCTAAAACGAAGTAAGGATTCACCCCGGTAAATCATTTTCACCTTCCACTCAACTTCAGTCCCGTCTTGTCTATGCGATTGTTTCCTTCATTAAGATTATTGTCCTTACTGCTAATCCTCCCTGGATGGCTAAGTGCTCAGCAAACCTTCAATACGGGTCTGGTGGAGGACGACGAAGCCTTTGCGCGCGAAGTGGAGACGTTAGCGAATTTTAGTAACGACGGGCAACGGGCGGGGGACCTGCCGCGGCGTTTCTCCCTGCGCCCATTCACCCCATTACCTCAGGACCAGGGACCGATCAACTCCTGCGTTGGGTGGGCGATGGGCTACGGAGCGCTGACTACCCAGTGGGCGTATCAGCAAGGCATTACGGACAAGCGTAAGATCACCGACCAGGCATTTTCGGCGCTCTAC carries:
- a CDS encoding HYR domain-containing protein, whose product is MILDNTTPIYICPESTIAFADPIDCSAPVDVQRPIFIDNCSFPAFSNDYNFTDDAGDIYPIGETLVEYRVDYFTNNVPEASTCLFTVTVYDTIRPSVLCPGDISVAVTPGACEENITITGFDVSDNCSENLTLSNDINGTDDPSGLYPVGTTQVTLTVTDEEATFNTSSSCTFLVTVRDNAPRIECPANITRTVDADECGAEVAVDPFVVINNCSDDAVVSDDFNFTGDPSGFYPVGTTVVILTVTDQENPGLSSSCSFVVTVSDNAPGITCPDDVIRAANPEACGADITFDALDVEDNCSDNAAVTNNINSISDPSGFYSVGTTVVILTVTDQTNPGLNSTCSFSVTVNDETPPAIVSCPGNLSIVASTGECEGVAAFPLPEFSDNCGEVSVEGNVDTSDLLPLGLTQVVYVAEDDAGNESECQFTIEVLPADVDAMISGPTEFCPDEPATLTASGGESYLWSTMETGPTIPITSPGTYSVTVTGPSGCTATASQTVTADCGELSANFTANQDTACVGFLANFQDNSTGNITGRLWDFGNGNFSEETNPFAVFPDVGSYTVSLTVSNGASTNTFSQVVEIYPAIETDFSVAFANGCDQREARFTSTTESTYPVDYAWNFGDGTTSSLVNPRHYFATFDTANVDLVVTDRFGCSAQSSMDIFIEDNLATPPTTVVDSILCAGGSVTVGNTVFNEGNPSGEVTLSTAEGCDSLVRVRLRFADAETASLAADAGADRNLCGNVSSLTLRGNLPPGLTGNWQAVDGGVITDASSRATNVNEIPEGASRFVWELSTVACGAFSRDTVTITREAPRPEVADAGPDRGFCNDATEISLRAQASGSDVVLGRWEQSTEQQASGVTIDDIDNPNTTISGAVADQIYTFTWTISTNRCGEFDRDTVRLALSNDALTPARISGEDISCGGVPVLITGNVPEGTTEAIFETLPGENVPTLTMLDADTVLVGDLSPGINTVIYTLSADNCPDYSSDTFRIITTDTVCAKADLFFKQREELITIDVLDNDTIVNREEVDFQLLSRPEVGKLIAGDRPGVFTYMFEKANTEPISFAYRICVRGCPESCRQASVNISRQPALEAPRNVITPNGDHIGNAFIVPNAEDYAGGVALTIFDRWGDVQFEAKNYQNDWTGGDLPVGTYFYLIRAGFEKEFEMTGSVTIIR
- a CDS encoding PorP/SprF family type IX secretion system membrane protein → MRNFFALAFLLLAAASLSAQQLPPLTQYTEQLSIINPASLSTEFMTYNLKQSAAVSYRHQLTGIEDAPRTGYARYDRIIESNSLMAFGAQLTYDRVGPTSQTAFHARYAYLINPGGSYFYVGGGLKLGLVQFSIAANDLEFADGDPAAGDFGGKILLDAHFGFSVAYLPKRGLKWYAGASVPQALGNTIEYERENEKGEAVILNFKRLRYATLHGGLLIPVGEKGYLEPTFWLRQAKDLPITVDFNLRQQYANKLWVGAGYSTARILHFEGGLILQEQLRMQTGAIRIGYGFDYSTAAISPFFGTTHELNITYMWDKNRRLKRSKDSPR